A stretch of the Medicago truncatula cultivar Jemalong A17 chromosome 5, MtrunA17r5.0-ANR, whole genome shotgun sequence genome encodes the following:
- the LOC11425552 gene encoding DYRK-family kinase pom1 has translation MAVSNSVEAVFEFLRKNGLSEAESALRQDIIDKHNNDLASFDYEKFFFPMVPPPPPVKLRSFSRPSEFTSGDGQFSKSNSVSSEEQFVSIASSTSPSRSRVSSSEFINPYGINSSSQTQNDSESSSDRLSQFGTARDYHEFDMQHEPYWYNENDDDDDFMTPDFDGPDFFGCQSEDKFILNSETENQQDDSRDLHYNFEEIQLEGNEGYIDKSMEQCLCNHSSGGDENATYSKDYCHGAEKEAIAHNCEVPFCKSSPGSGGSCSEDPMNFSYLNLKEIKLNLNDFHMKDINSFDSVPVLTMKHSSDCYKDPYDLTIEVVETDLPNGIESYEVRDDRDLNEELHVPEVAADGEDNNTDDDLLKYIQDDEYEVFELRIVHRKNRTGFEENKEVPIVLNSVMAGRYYVTEYLGSAAFSRVVQAHDLQMGIDVCLKIIKNDKDFFDQSLDEIKLLKLVNKHDPGDKHHILRLYDYFYHQEHLFIVTELLRANLYEFQKFNQESGGEAYFTLKRLQLITRQCLEALQYLHNLGIVHCDLKPENVLIKSYKKCEIKIIDLGSSCFKTDNLCLYVQSRSYRAPEVMLGLQYDEKIDIWSLGCILAELCSGEVLFPNDAVVMILARMIGMFGPFDMEMLVKGQETHKYFTKEYDIYFINEETDQLEYIIPEETSLEHHLQINDTMFIDFVSYLLNVNPKRRPTARQALKHPWLSYVYKSM, from the exons ATGGCTGTTTCAAACAGTGTCGAAGCTGTGTTCGAATTTCTAAGAAAAAATGGATTATCAGAAGCAGAATCAGCTCTAAGACAAGACATCATTGATAAGCACAACAATGATCTTGCTTCCTTTGACTACGAGAAATTCTTTTTTCCAATGGTTCCTCCACCTCCTCCGGTCAAACTCCGCTCATTTTCACGCCCGTCGGAGTTTACCTCTGGCGACGGTCAATTCTCCAAATCAAACTCTGTTTCTTCTGAAGAACAGTTTGTTAGCATCGCTTCTTCTACTTCTCCTTCTCGTTCTCGTGTTTCTTCTTCAG aaTTTATCAATCCATATGGAATTAATTCCTCATCTCAGACTCAGAATGATTCTGAATCCTCATCTGATAGATTGTCCCAATTCGGCACAGCACGCGATTATCACGAATTCGATATGCAACATGAACCGTATTGGTATAACGAAAACGATGACGATGATGATTTCATGACTCCTGATTTTGATGGACCAGATTTCTTTGGATGTCAAAGTGAAGATAAGTTTATCTTGAATTCAGAAACAGAAAATCAACAAGATGATTCTCGTGATCTTCATTACAACTTTGAAGAAATTCAGTTAGAGGGAAATGAAGGTTACATAGACAAGTCAATGGAGCAATGCCTTTGTAATCATTCATCTGGAGGTGATGAAAATGCGACTTATTCAAAAGATTATTGTCACGGGGCCGAGAAAGAAGCCATTGCGCATAATTGTGAAGTTCCCTTTTGCAAAAGCAGTCCAGGTTCAGGAGGTTCTTGTAGCGAGGATCCTATGAACTTTAGCTACCTTAATTTGAAGGAAATTAAGCTGAATCTGAATGATTTTCATATGAAGGATATTAATTCTTTTGATTCTGTTCCTGTGCTTACCATGAAGCATAGTTCAGATTGCTACAAGGATCCCTATGACTTAACCATCGAAGTTGTTGAAACAGATCTACCGAATGGGATCGAAAGCTATGAAGTAAGAGATGACCGAGATTTGAATGAAGAACTCCATGTTCCGGAGGTTGCCGCAGATGGAGAGGATAATAATACTGATGATGACCTCTTAAAATACATtcaagatgatgaatatgaagtattTGAGCTAAGAATTGTACATAGAAAAAACAG GACTGGATTTGAAGAAAACAAGGAAGTTCCAATTGTGCTCAACTCAGTCATGGCTGGAAGGTACTATGTGACAGAATATCTCGGTTCAGCTGCATTCAGTAGGGTTGTTCAAGCCCATGATCTTCAGATGGGAATTGATGTTTGTTTGAAGATTATTAAAAATGACAAGGATTTCTTTGATCAAAGCCTAGATGAAATCAAGCTTCTTAAACTCGTCAATAAGCACGACCCAGGAGATAAACACCACATACTGCGTCTTTATGACTATTTCTACCATCAGGAACATTTATTCATTGTGACCGAACTTCTGCGTGCAAACTTATATGAATTTCAGAAATTCAACCAAGAATCTGGTGGTGAAGCATATTTTACATTAAAGAGATTGCAG CTCATTACTCGACAGTGTTTGGAGGCATTGCAATATTTACATAACTTGGGAATTGTTCACTGCGACCTGAAGCCTGAAAACGTTCTAATCAAAAGTtacaaaaaatgtgaaataaaGATTATTGATCTTGGAAGCAGTTGCTTTAAAACAGACAATCTGTGTCTATATGTACAATCCCGGTCTTATAGAGCTCCTGAAGTGATGTTAGGCCTTCAATATGATGAAAAGATTGATATATGGTCGCTCGGCTGTATTTTGGCTGAGCTATGCTCCGGTGAA GTGCTTTTTCCAAATGATGCAGTCGTGATGATTCTAGCACGCATGATTGGAATGTTTGGTCCTTTTGATATGGAGATGTTGGTGAAAGGGCAGGAAACACACAAGTACTTCACCAAAGAATATGACATTTACTTCATAAATGAG GAGACAGATCAACTAGAGTACATAATTCCAGAAGAGACTTCATTAGAGCACCACCTACAGATCAACGATACTATGTTTATCGACTTCGTCAGTTATCTGCTTAACGTCAACCCCAAAAGAAGGCCTACTGCAAGACAGGCACTAAAACATCCATGGCTTTCCTATGTATACAAGTCCATGTAA